The genomic interval GCAGGTCAATGGAAATGATGTTCATGTAATTTCAGAAAAGGATATCAAGTTCGAAGCGTGTTGCAAATGCTTCCCAGGTGCTATGTGTGTTTCAGAAAGCAGCGATAAAAGAGCTAATGGACGAATAAAAAGTGAAAGCCTCGTGCTGGTGAAAGGCGTCTCTCGTGACGGACGCGTCGCCGTGACAGACGTCGGGCCGTTGGAGGGCGacgcttttcccttctctcttccgtcAGTCGCTTCTTCGGGCAAAAGCAGTTCGACACCCGTTACGCGATCTGCACCGACGGAAATATCAGCACGGACACGCAGACATCTACGAACCAGAGAGACAGGCTCTGCCGCTTACCCTTTGCCGGTGTCATAGCCGAAGCGGTAGGAATGCGGGCCCTGCTGGCCGTGGATCTGGAAGGCCAGGCGTCCGGCGCCCTTGGCGTTCTCAACCGCTGCAGCGTCGGCAGCAAACTGTGGGAAAAGACAAGCACTGATTTAGTATGGTATATACCTTGTGATGTTCTCAATTTTACTATCTTTCGtttcatgaataaatattttgtttcaaCCTAAAGATGAAATTTCCCATTTATGTGAATCCATCACAAGCTCCGTCACTCTCCGCCCGGGCCCACCTTTTCTCCGGCCTCGTCGAAGTGCCCTCCGCCGTGCGCAACCTGCCGCTTCTCTTTcacgctctcctcctccttgagGGCGGGCGCGAAGTCGTTGGCGGGCGGCCGGCGGAATTCCTTCTCGCGGGGCTGCTCCTCGTAGGCGGGGCGCTCCGGCCGCGAGGACGGGCGCTCCTCTTGGTAATGTGGCGGCTCGTCGTGGTACGGCTCGAGCTCCTCGTGGAACTGAGGACGCTCCTCCTGATACTGTGGCCTTTCGTCATGGTACTGTGGCCGTTCCTCCTGGTACTGTGGCCTTTCGTCCTGGTATTGCGGCAGCTCACTTTGGTATACTGGTCGCTCTTGGTATGGCGGACGCTCGTTCTGGAAAGACGGGTGTTTTTCGTGATACTCCGGGAGATCGTCGTGGAACTGCGGCCGCTCCACGTAGGCGATGGGCTCCTCGTGGTACACAACCGGGTCGTCCTTGTAGCTCACAAGGTCCTCCTGGAAGTGAGGGCGAGCAGCGTAGACCGGCTCTTCGGCCACGTAGACGGGCTCCTCCCGGAACGCGACGGGAGGTTCGGGCCGCCGGCGCTTGTCCGACTGGTAGGANNNNNNNNNNNNNNNNNNNNNNNNNNNNNNNNNNNNNNNNNNNNNNNNNNNNNNNNNNNNNNNNNNNNNNNNGAAGATCTCGGAGCCGGCCAGCTGGTAGTCCTCGGCCCTGAGTGGAGAGGGCCGGAAACTAGCCTTCTNNNNNNNNNNNNNNNNNNNNNNNNNNNNNNNNNNNNNNNNNNNNNNNNNNNNNNNNNNNCCATCGGCCCTCGACAGGGCCACCGGCTGCGTCCGCGGGATGTCTAGGAAGTCATAGTAGTCATACACCGACGCGGAGTTCGATCTGCCTCTCAGGGGACTCCCGTATGCCGCTGCAACACACGCCTGCCAAGAAACATGTTAGCAATGAGTGCGTTTGGGAGTAAATCGAAGCcgaaatgaaatagataatgCGGGCAGAACGACCAGCGGAAGAAGACAAAGGCATCGGAGGGAATTAACGCTAACTGCACAGCTTTTTGCCGTGTGAAGTTTCCTTAAGTTCGTCAGAACGCAGACGAAATATGCAAGGCAATGACGAAAATAAATAACCACACTAATACTCATATATCATGTATTTGTGTACACAAACGCGCGCNNNNNNNNNNNNNNNNNNNNNNNNNNNNNNNNNNNNNNNNNNNNNNNNNNNNNNNNNNNNNNNNNNNNNNNNNNNNNNNNNNNNNNNNNNNNNNNNNNNNNNNNNNNNNNNNNNNNNNNNNNNNNNNNNNNNNNNNNNNNNNNNNNNNNNNNNNNNNNNNNNNNNNNNNNNNNNNNNNNNNNNNATGTAATTAAACGCATTTAATCAAAGGCGACTTTCAGGCACAAGTCGGCAAGAAAGCGGAGCAGATATACTTTGTCCAGCGTAGATCTAAGCCTTTTCGTGTCTGCCTCTGCGGTCAGGGAAAAACGACGCAGATGCGATTGTCAAGAGCAGCTTGTCCCGTTGATAAGCAAACGCGCCACAGAGAAAATGTGCTTGCAGTCAGCATGAACAAATTAGGTCCCATCCGGCATCGAGAAAATGTCTAAAAAAACAGAGGCTAACCTGATGACTGAAATCCACTTAGGCGTTGCAAGAATTAAGGCAGATTGACAGTCGCATCATTTGACATGCGGCCAatgaggggcgggaggggggggggggtaaggagcaGAGGCCCGTCACCTGTCAGCGCTGCTCGAGAAAGCCGGAGAAAGTGAGGGTCGAAATGGGCGAACAGTTCTACGCTTTAAAGACTGTTAATCATGTAGCATCTGTCGCAATACTCGAGGTGAGCACATGGCCGCGTTTAATGGGCGTGAAAACGTGTGAAAGTGTCTGGAAATCTTGTGAACACACGCTATGTA from Penaeus monodon isolate SGIC_2016 chromosome 21, NSTDA_Pmon_1, whole genome shotgun sequence carries:
- the LOC119586751 gene encoding early nodulin-75-like (The sequence of the model RefSeq protein was modified relative to this genomic sequence to represent the inferred CDS: added 199 bases not found in genome assembly), which translates into the protein MKLLLLACVAAAYGSPLRGRSNSASVYDYYDFLDIPRTQPVALSRADGPPPRRPSPLRHQAPWRPPPQKASFRPSPLRAEDYQLAGSEIFHPQPQPLPQYRAKPRPQPYHRPRPSYQSDKRRRPEPPVAFREEPVYVAEEPVYAARPHFQEDLVSYKDDPVVYHEEPIAYVERPQFHDDLPEYHEKHPSFQNERPPYQERPVYQSELPQYQDERPQYQEERPQYHDERPQYQEERPQFHEELEPYHDEPPHYQEERPSSRPERPAYEEQPREKEFRRPPANDFAPALKEEESVKEKRQVAHGGGHFDEAGEKFAADAAAVENAKGAGRLAFQIHGQQGPHSYRFGYDTGKGKNRQFRYEERDGYGQVHGRYGFYDKDGKLQVVNYSAHPEHGFSADVPHP